The Nitrospirales bacterium genome includes a window with the following:
- a CDS encoding tetratricopeptide repeat protein, translating into MSGSSPMMRRECARHDRCHVTSWTRVSLVFLAAPLLILSCGTAPQGSLQTPDATPVQTSAPIHPQAYYYFLRGYLNELANDPDQAIIEYHKGLRVDPDSVYLRIRIARLYFSNSEMSKAVEMADSISTSNVTDHSELFDLAKIYAGTGHSEKALDLFDRVIEAAPDQEKGYLSKGMLLLGLKRTGEAQAVLQEAIANVPRSSSAYYYLGVAVHEDGKTADATQYFEKAIELQPDFRRAYQGLGTLYERQQQLEHASRVYGRYLEEVNPHDKEFRLQLVKLHLETQAYADALKQLELIIKDYPGDLNAQVRVALVYGEMGDYQQAIDRLTGILKARPNELRVRDYLGLMYEEMKDYDQAAEIYRENLRLNPDFYDSILHLGFLSYRQKQFSEAITRLEHAKAIHPKRSESYLLLGLTYLQQEQYVSAIKEFEEGIQQDPTNADLHFNLGTVYDKLNRFDDVVLEMERTLTLEPEHADALNYLGYSYADRGVKIEQAVELTRRAVKLRPNNGYYIDSLGWALFKVGRSEEALATIHRALSFVSDDPVIFEHLGEIHLQRQELEKAQKAWSRSIELDSSNERLIQRFRDHGFGEPTLLHTPEAELPKVSHSTSEHSVSP; encoded by the coding sequence ATGTCTGGCTCTTCTCCTATGATGAGACGCGAGTGTGCTCGCCATGACCGATGTCATGTGACGTCATGGACACGTGTCTCGTTAGTATTCCTGGCCGCTCCTCTGCTTATCCTGTCTTGTGGTACCGCCCCACAAGGGAGTCTCCAAACGCCTGACGCGACTCCGGTTCAAACGTCTGCACCGATTCACCCTCAGGCCTACTATTATTTCTTGCGTGGCTACTTAAATGAATTAGCCAATGATCCCGATCAGGCGATTATTGAATATCACAAAGGGTTACGCGTTGACCCGGATTCCGTCTATCTTAGGATACGAATCGCGAGGCTCTATTTTTCCAACAGTGAAATGTCCAAAGCCGTTGAGATGGCTGACAGTATTTCAACCTCGAACGTGACGGACCATTCCGAGCTTTTCGATCTTGCGAAGATTTATGCGGGAACGGGCCATTCGGAGAAAGCTCTTGACTTGTTTGACCGTGTGATCGAAGCCGCCCCAGACCAAGAGAAGGGATACCTCTCCAAGGGGATGCTTCTATTGGGGTTAAAGCGAACAGGCGAAGCCCAAGCGGTCTTGCAAGAAGCGATCGCCAACGTTCCCCGCTCGTCCTCTGCCTATTATTACTTGGGTGTTGCGGTGCACGAAGATGGCAAAACGGCGGACGCCACACAATACTTTGAAAAGGCCATAGAATTACAACCAGATTTTCGCCGAGCCTATCAGGGCTTAGGAACGCTCTATGAGAGACAGCAGCAGCTTGAGCATGCCAGCCGGGTGTACGGACGTTATTTGGAGGAGGTGAACCCGCATGACAAGGAGTTTCGCCTGCAATTGGTGAAGCTCCATCTTGAGACGCAGGCGTACGCCGATGCCTTGAAACAATTGGAGCTGATCATCAAAGATTATCCGGGTGATTTGAATGCCCAAGTCCGCGTGGCCCTTGTGTACGGTGAAATGGGGGATTACCAACAGGCTATCGATAGGTTGACAGGTATTTTGAAAGCTCGTCCCAATGAACTCCGGGTGCGTGATTATTTAGGCTTGATGTATGAAGAAATGAAAGATTATGACCAGGCCGCAGAGATTTATCGTGAAAATTTGCGATTGAACCCCGATTTTTACGATAGCATCTTGCACTTGGGGTTTTTGTCCTATCGTCAGAAACAATTTTCAGAAGCCATCACTCGCTTGGAACATGCGAAGGCCATTCATCCTAAGCGTTCAGAGTCCTATTTGCTCTTGGGCCTTACCTATCTCCAGCAGGAGCAGTATGTGTCGGCTATCAAAGAGTTTGAAGAGGGCATTCAACAGGACCCCACCAATGCCGACCTTCATTTCAACCTGGGGACCGTCTACGATAAGTTGAACAGATTTGATGACGTCGTTCTGGAAATGGAACGCACGTTGACCTTGGAACCCGAGCATGCTGACGCTCTGAATTACCTGGGGTACAGTTATGCCGACCGAGGAGTGAAAATTGAGCAAGCCGTCGAGTTGACAAGACGCGCGGTCAAATTAAGACCGAACAACGGCTATTATATCGATAGTCTTGGATGGGCCCTGTTCAAGGTCGGTCGAAGTGAGGAAGCTCTCGCGACGATTCATCGTGCATTGTCCTTCGTTTCAGATGATCCCGTCATTTTTGAACATCTCGGAGAGATCCATCTCCAACGACAAGAACTGGAAAAAGCTCAAAAGGCCTGGTCTCGATCGATTGAGCTGGACTCATCCAATGAACGGTTGATCCAACGTTTTCGAGATCATGGATTTGGAGAGCCCACTCTTCTTCATACGCCCGAAGCCGAATTACCCAAAGTCAGCCATAGTACTTCCGAACATTCCGTTTCCCCGTAA